The following coding sequences are from one Lepisosteus oculatus isolate fLepOcu1 chromosome 19, fLepOcu1.hap2, whole genome shotgun sequence window:
- the LOC107078934 gene encoding tumor necrosis factor receptor superfamily member 13B isoform X1, which produces MRRCPDREYWDRLVRKCMPCKNMCRGQPQPEKCVPICATLKCEATPGTYYDELIKNCMSCSEVCGGPAPQCPETCRMERQPALSPTKRPQMDRLQDYHTVVIYSLLGCCLAALICSLSIALLILLKRCRGAETKTASFRGQEPNEYADRSSKDPLVETVLPKESSVAKGKPRPTETCIYCFPELRMAGRIEGKQTETPLVFQQAAPTTSPTTATSIPPSTLDKDRTIKIICSPSQTTSSFEIAAQH; this is translated from the exons ATGAGACGCTGCCCTGACAGAGAGTACTGGGACAGGCTTGTCCGAAAATGTATGCCTTGCAAGAACATGTGTCGGGGTCAGCCCCAGCCCGAGAAATGTGTCCCTATCTGTG CGACTCTGAAGTGCGAAGCCACTCCAGGGACGTACTACGACGAGCTCATAAAGAACTGCATGTCGTGTTCCGAAGTGTGCGGCGGACCTGCGCCACAGTGCCCCGAGACGTGTCGAA TGGAAAGGCAGCCGGCCCTGAGCCCCACGAAGAGGCCGCAGATGGACAGGCTGCAGGACTACCACACCGTGGTGATCTACAGCCTGCTGGGCTGCTGCCTGGCGGCGCTCATCTGCTCCCTGTCCATCGCCCTGCTCATCCTGCTCAAGAGGTGCCGGGGCGCCGAGACCAAGACGGCGTCCTTCCGGGGCCAGGAGCCGAACGAGTACGCCGACAGGTCATCCAAAG ATCCGTTGGTGGAAACCGTCTTGCCGAAGGAGTCTTCTGTAGCCAAGGGGAAACCCCGGCCTACCGAGACCTGCATCTACTGCTTTCCAGAGCTGAGAATGGCTGGAAGAATAGAGGGGAAACAGACGGAGACCCCCCTCGTCTTTCAGCAGGCGGCGCCTACCACAAGCCCAACCACGGCCACCTCCATCCCCCCCAGCACCTTGGACAAGGACCGGACCATCAAAATAATTTGTTCCCCTTCCCAGACCACCTCTTCATTTGAAATTGCAGCCCAGCATTAG
- the LOC107078934 gene encoding tumor necrosis factor receptor superfamily member 13B isoform X2 yields the protein MYALQEHVSGSAPAREMCPYLCDSEVRSHSRDVLRRAHKELHVVFRSVRRTCATVPRDVSNFIPPRRMFLVERQPALSPTKRPQMDRLQDYHTVVIYSLLGCCLAALICSLSIALLILLKRCRGAETKTASFRGQEPNEYADRSSKDPLVETVLPKESSVAKGKPRPTETCIYCFPELRMAGRIEGKQTETPLVFQQAAPTTSPTTATSIPPSTLDKDRTIKIICSPSQTTSSFEIAAQH from the exons ATGTATGCCTTGCAAGAACATGTGTCGGGGTCAGCCCCAGCCCGAGAAATGTGTCCCTATCTGTG CGACTCTGAAGTGCGAAGCCACTCCAGGGACGTACTACGACGAGCTCATAAAGAACTGCATGTCGTGTTCCGAAGTGTGCGGCGGACCTGCGCCACAGTGCCCCGAGACGTGTCGAA TTTTATCCCCCCCCGTCGCATGTTTTTAGTGGAAAGGCAGCCGGCCCTGAGCCCCACGAAGAGGCCGCAGATGGACAGGCTGCAGGACTACCACACCGTGGTGATCTACAGCCTGCTGGGCTGCTGCCTGGCGGCGCTCATCTGCTCCCTGTCCATCGCCCTGCTCATCCTGCTCAAGAGGTGCCGGGGCGCCGAGACCAAGACGGCGTCCTTCCGGGGCCAGGAGCCGAACGAGTACGCCGACAGGTCATCCAAAG ATCCGTTGGTGGAAACCGTCTTGCCGAAGGAGTCTTCTGTAGCCAAGGGGAAACCCCGGCCTACCGAGACCTGCATCTACTGCTTTCCAGAGCTGAGAATGGCTGGAAGAATAGAGGGGAAACAGACGGAGACCCCCCTCGTCTTTCAGCAGGCGGCGCCTACCACAAGCCCAACCACGGCCACCTCCATCCCCCCCAGCACCTTGGACAAGGACCGGACCATCAAAATAATTTGTTCCCCTTCCCAGACCACCTCTTCATTTGAAATTGCAGCCCAGCATTAG